CGAGTTGTCAGCATAAGACCGTTTGCTTCAGGAATAATCGCCATGATTGCTTCAAAGCATCCGCAGGAAGTCATAGGCCGATCCATTAATGTATACAGATTAACCTCTTCCAAAGTATTATTGGAAGCTTTATAGAGGTATTCATTACAGGATTGCCACATACCCTTTAATTCATCAATTGCCGGCCCCTTTGGAATCGGTTGGTTAGGTCCGTTTGGTGCAATTTCGTGAGATGCTTTAGCATCCAGCCAGCTAACCGCACCGCACAAACCGACCCGTTCCGGTGTAACAATACACACATGGTTAGGTGCAAAGGACTGACAAAGCAGGCAAGAGTAGAAATCTTCCACAGATTCGTCTGTCAAACTCCTCATGCGGTCATCACGAGCTCTATAACGTTCGCGGGCAATGATGATACCTTCATCTACCGCAGCTTGGTCAAGCATAATTGTAACTTCAACGCGGTCAATAATGGCCGGGAACTCTTCTTTCAATTTAGCAATTAACAGATCACCAAAGTGTTTCATTAAGAAGCCTTTAGCCCTGGCATCTTTAGATATCCGTACCCAACATAAGTCACGTTGAGCAACGTGCCAAACTCCTTCACCATAGTTGGCGAAATAATGGATCCGGCGTTCAAAAACCCCTTCAAAATCTTCCTGCATCTTACGTCCGTAAATATCAATTTTTATACCCAAAGGAAGTCTCGATCCTTCAGGAACCGTATCTATATCTGGACCTATTACCGTGACCTGACCGTCTACGATATCCTCAGGTCCAACCATTCGGACAAGTTCGAAAGCGGTTGTACGTCCGCCGCCAAATTCGACGTAGGTATCACCTTTACGAATCGTCTCACCTTCAAAAGCCGGTCCAAAGTTAATGGGGATGGGCAGTTCAATATTAGTTAATTTAATACCGCGGACTTCCATGGCCAAAGGAACAATTTTCTCATAATCCGGTTCGGAAATATACCAATCGGGAATTTGCATGTCCTCACCAAGGACTTGGTCAGTCAAAATAGGGAAGCCCATGAAAATTGCGCCCATTGAAGCTGCAATCTTGACATCATCCAACTCACCAAGATTGAGGACGAAAGCGCGAACACGACGACGTTGGTAATCCCTATGGTTTTCACGTTCACCTGCTGGGATACCTCCGAAAGCAAGACCTGCACGGAAGGCATAGTTCACAGCATGGATAACTTGAGTGAAGTTTCCTACTGGGAAAGCAATATAGTCTTCTCCAATTTTTACATTGAGTTCAAGCAACTGCTCAATGACTTCATCACAGAGAAAGATCATAAAACCTTTACCCATCAGATTATCAACAATTTTCTTGGCTGCCTGTGAATCTTTAGCTCTGCCAAGAATGACCGCGACACCAGGAATGGTCCAGTCAACCATTTTAATACCGTGCTTCCGAACAACCGGATCGCCTAAGAAGCCGGTCCAAGGTTTGACCTTAGGTTGTTCACCACGCAGATAATTCAGCACCTCAATAATTTCTGCAGCATATAATACAGATTCACCCCAAAGTCTAGCATTTTCAAAGGTAAGATCTGTACGAATTTGACTGCGCATACGGTTTAAAATAGGGACCAACTCACCTAATTTGGTGACCTTTTCTCCAGAAAGACATGTGATAACTGGTAGATAATAGGCCGTATCCGGATAGCCAACCTCTTGCTCCGTGCCGAAATCTTTAATAGCTCTGTTTAATAAGATTTCTGCATAAGTCATAGCAATGGTTGTACCATCATACGCTCTACGTAACAGTTTTTTCGGTTCATTGTTGGGATCCTTTATTGCGTCAGCGTAAATTTCCTCCATAGACATAAATCATTCCTCCTTTCTTACCAACCTTGGGCAATTGCCGTTTCGTTTTTCTCAGCGGTTTGTTTGTGAATACCTAATTTCCAGGTCCTATATTCTAATGCGTTTAAGAGTTTAGAAGCACCGATAACCGGATCCACTTCAAAAATAAAGTTGCCGCCGAACACATCATGGGCAATTTGAGTCGTAATACCATAGACCAAGTCACTGCCTTCAACAGGCGGCAAACTTCCGACATGAGTTGGGAATCCTAATGTGACACACCAGGAACCGATAGCCACAGCTTTCTCATGCATAGCCTCCGGAGCCGAGGCAACAAACGGTACTTTCGGGATATCTACTCCCAGTTCATTAGCCATAGCCACTGCCAAATCGGCAGCTCGACTGTTATCCACACAGGAGCCGACATGGAAGACTAACGGCAGTCCCGTTGCTAATTGAGGATTGGCTGCTTCCAAAGTCTGAATAAAAGATTTAAGTCCTTCTCCGGCATAAGTATCCACTGCAGCAGGGGACATTAAGCCAAATTTAGCAAATGCACCTGAAGAACAACCAGT
This Desulfosporosinus orientis DSM 765 DNA region includes the following protein-coding sequences:
- the acsB gene encoding acetyl-CoA decarbonylase/synthase complex subunit alpha/beta is translated as MSMEEIYADAIKDPNNEPKKLLRRAYDGTTIAMTYAEILLNRAIKDFGTEQEVGYPDTAYYLPVITCLSGEKVTKLGELVPILNRMRSQIRTDLTFENARLWGESVLYAAEIIEVLNYLRGEQPKVKPWTGFLGDPVVRKHGIKMVDWTIPGVAVILGRAKDSQAAKKIVDNLMGKGFMIFLCDEVIEQLLELNVKIGEDYIAFPVGNFTQVIHAVNYAFRAGLAFGGIPAGERENHRDYQRRRVRAFVLNLGELDDVKIAASMGAIFMGFPILTDQVLGEDMQIPDWYISEPDYEKIVPLAMEVRGIKLTNIELPIPINFGPAFEGETIRKGDTYVEFGGGRTTAFELVRMVGPEDIVDGQVTVIGPDIDTVPEGSRLPLGIKIDIYGRKMQEDFEGVFERRIHYFANYGEGVWHVAQRDLCWVRISKDARAKGFLMKHFGDLLIAKLKEEFPAIIDRVEVTIMLDQAAVDEGIIIARERYRARDDRMRSLTDESVEDFYSCLLCQSFAPNHVCIVTPERVGLCGAVSWLDAKASHEIAPNGPNQPIPKGPAIDELKGMWQSCNEYLYKASNNTLEEVNLYTLMDRPMTSCGCFEAIMAIIPEANGLMLTTREHSGMTPCGMTFSTLAGTCGGGMQTPGFMGIGRTYLLSKKFIPADGGLARIVWMPKELKEFLREDFIQRSIDEGLGADFIDKIADESIGTTAEEILPFLEENGHPCFGLDPLM